The segment TAAGGCAATTCCTTGCGGGGGGTACCACCGCACCGGCCCCCGCCCAGGAAGGGCGGGGATACCCAAAAAAAAGCCGCTACCCTTCCCGAGCAGGAAGCGAAATCGGCCGGTGGATAACGCCGATTCTACTTCCTAGCTTCGAAGCCACTTGACACCCTCGCGCACCGCTCCAAACTGGTCAAAAATCGAGACAACTAGGCCTATATACGATGTTTGCGATCATATCTGTCGGAAATCGACAATTTAAAGTAACCCAGGATTCAGAATTCCTGACGGAAAAGACCGGCAAAAAACCAGGTGATACCTTTGATGCGAAAGTTTTACTGTTCGCGGAAAACAATAAGGTTCATATCGGCGCACCCGATCTGAAGTCGGCAAAAGTCTCCCTGAAAGTCGTAGACGACGTTAAGGGTGAAAAGATTCGCGGTTACGTTTATAAGAAACGTAAGAACTCCCAAAGAACCTGGGGTCATAGACAACAACTCCAGAAACTCAAGGTAGTTTCCCTCTCGGCGGTTTGATCCGAGTAAAAATCCTCCGTAAAGGAGAGCAGATTCTTGGCTTTGAATCCGTGGGGCACGCCTCCGCAGAACAGGGCCCCAAAGGATCCAATCTCCTTTGTGCGGCGGTCGGAGTTCTGATTCAGTCCCTCTATCTCCATTTAAGGAAAGAAGGAAAAGCAGGCCCCGCAGAAGTCCTGGATGGATTCTTGAAATTCAAGATTCTGACCGGTCTTGAAAATGATCCAGTAGTTCGAACGAGCTTTGCGTTGGTTCGAAACGGTTTGGAAAATTTGAGGGAACAATATCCCTCGGAAATTGAACTCATAGGAGAATAGA is part of the Leptospira broomii serovar Hurstbridge str. 5399 genome and harbors:
- a CDS encoding ribosomal-processing cysteine protease Prp, giving the protein MIRVKILRKGEQILGFESVGHASAEQGPKGSNLLCAAVGVLIQSLYLHLRKEGKAGPAEVLDGFLKFKILTGLENDPVVRTSFALVRNGLENLREQYPSEIELIGE
- the rplU gene encoding 50S ribosomal protein L21, translated to MFAIISVGNRQFKVTQDSEFLTEKTGKKPGDTFDAKVLLFAENNKVHIGAPDLKSAKVSLKVVDDVKGEKIRGYVYKKRKNSQRTWGHRQQLQKLKVVSLSAV